The DNA segment TAGTCTGATCACAAATAATTTTTACTATATCTGTTCCATGACCACTATAATCATCATTACATTTATGACGGACGCCCTGCTCAAGTTGGATTGATTCAATAGGTTGATTAACTAATAGTTCATCCCTCAGGTTCACGTCTGAATCAATTACGGCGATTTTCAAATTAAACCCACCTTATGGTAATTATACCATAAAACCGTTTGATCATTATATTATTCTCGTATTGTATATAATTTGTACTAATTCTTTTCTCCGGTAACGGCTTATAGGTATAATTTTCCTATTATTCATTCTTAGTTCATTCTCTTGTATATTTACGACATAATCCGTGTTCACAATAAAACTGATATGACATCGGTAAAATCGATACTCCCTAAGTCTGTCTTCATATTCTTTCATCGTTTTGTAACTAGTGATTTGTTCATGTTGTGTATGAATAATAGTGTTCTTTTTTTTACTCTCAATAAAAATAATCTCGTTTAATCTAATTTTAAAAATCCCTTGCTCATTTTTAACTGAGCATTTTGCATTAACCTGAGCCCTTGCTAGACAAAGGTTTTCAAACATAAAAAAAGGACTTCACCCCAACTTGGAGAAGTTTTCAAGTGACTAAACAAGAAAACCCAAGGGGGAGAAGTCACTATGTATATTCTACAAGAAAGTCTATTTTCCTTTGAAGAACTTCAAAAACTTGAATTTAAAGACCGTTTGCCTATCTTCTTCAGCGCCCTGGACTTACGGCCATATGCTAAAGAATTGAGAAGTCATTCACCCCGAGGTGCCGATG comes from the Paenibacillus lentus genome and includes:
- a CDS encoding S8/S53 family peptidase, with translation MKIAVIDSDVNLRDELLVNQPIESIQLEQGVRHKCNDDYSGHGTDIVKIICDQTSNSRIISVQVLNNNNKGSVDALCKAIEYCGEIE
- a CDS encoding LytR/AlgR family response regulator transcription factor, with product MFENLCLARAQVNAKCSVKNEQGIFKIRLNEIIFIESKKKNTIIHTQHEQITSYKTMKEYEDRLREYRFYRCHISFIVNTDYVVNIQENELRMNNRKIIPISRYRRKELVQIIYNTRII